One window from the genome of Bacillus sp. (in: firmicutes) encodes:
- a CDS encoding LacI family DNA-binding transcriptional regulator yields MKTIADIAKIAGVGKSTVSRYLNGGSVSEATKRKIEQAINETGYTPNPFAQSLKAKKTNFIGTIVPRLDSYATSRTLIGIDEQLKQLNYQLLISNTSQHIEREIETIYNLASQKVAGIILLATQITKAHLEAFEKVKIPILLVGQEHPSVHSLIHNDYEAAYEIGKYILQKGHRKIAYLGVTEKDVAVGVKRKEGFKRAIEEVESCEVRYFETDFNMFIAQEKASKMLEEYQPTVIVCATDNIALGALRAAQLKGLSIPTDISITGFGGYDVTEIIHPGLTTVKFFFKEAGKMAAQNIVKLVNEEAIAKRTLSNFQIIERESVDNLNRCSL; encoded by the coding sequence ATGAAAACAATTGCTGATATCGCCAAAATTGCTGGGGTTGGGAAAAGTACGGTTTCTCGTTATTTAAATGGTGGTTCGGTTAGTGAAGCAACGAAACGAAAAATAGAGCAGGCGATAAATGAAACTGGATATACCCCCAATCCTTTTGCTCAAAGCTTGAAGGCGAAAAAAACCAATTTTATCGGAACGATTGTTCCACGTTTAGATTCTTATGCGACATCTCGTACGTTAATTGGTATTGATGAACAGTTAAAACAATTAAATTATCAATTATTAATTTCGAATACAAGCCAACATATTGAACGAGAAATCGAAACGATTTATAACTTAGCAAGCCAAAAAGTAGCAGGAATTATTTTACTTGCCACCCAAATTACAAAAGCTCATCTAGAAGCTTTTGAAAAAGTAAAGATTCCGATTCTTCTTGTTGGACAAGAACACCCGAGCGTGCATAGTCTTATTCATAATGACTATGAGGCAGCCTATGAAATTGGGAAATACATCTTACAAAAAGGTCATCGAAAAATTGCTTATTTAGGTGTGACGGAAAAAGACGTGGCTGTTGGCGTAAAAAGAAAAGAAGGCTTTAAGCGGGCAATAGAAGAAGTTGAATCGTGTGAAGTTCGTTATTTTGAAACTGATTTTAATATGTTTATCGCACAAGAAAAAGCGTCAAAAATGTTAGAAGAATATCAGCCAACCGTTATTGTATGCGCAACAGATAATATCGCTCTTGGGGCATTAAGGGCAGCTCAGTTAAAAGGATTAAGCATTCCAACAGATATTTCGATTACAGGCTTTGGAGGATATGATGTAACTGAAATTATTCATCCTGGATTGACGACCGTGAAATTTTTCTTTAAGGAAGCTGGAAAAATGGCGGCACAAAACATCGTGAAGCTTGTGAATGAAGAGGCGATTGCGAAACGAACTTTATCAAATTTTCAAATAATTGAACGTGAAAGCGTTGACAATTTAAATCGTTGTTCATTATAA
- a CDS encoding flavodoxin family protein: MKIAVISGSSRDNGNTEWLAEQAVQGYDYKLFKLREKQIQPIHDLRHDPNGFQPVDDDYDELIKEILEYDILVFATPIYWYGLSGYMKNFIDRWSQSLRDCELQFKERLATKKAYLITCGGDQPKIKGLPLVQQFQYICQFIGMEFAGYVIGQGNAPQEVQKDTQAVEAAKGLIRA, translated from the coding sequence ATGAAAATCGCTGTCATAAGCGGAAGCTCCCGAGACAACGGTAATACCGAATGGTTAGCTGAACAAGCCGTTCAAGGATATGACTACAAATTGTTTAAACTTCGTGAAAAGCAAATTCAGCCTATTCATGATTTACGTCATGATCCAAACGGGTTTCAACCAGTTGATGATGACTATGATGAACTGATTAAAGAAATCTTAGAGTATGATATTCTTGTATTTGCGACACCGATTTATTGGTATGGACTATCAGGATATATGAAAAACTTTATCGATCGCTGGTCTCAAAGCTTACGTGACTGTGAATTACAATTTAAAGAGCGATTAGCAACGAAAAAAGCATACTTAATCACTTGTGGAGGAGATCAACCGAAAATAAAAGGTCTTCCGCTCGTTCAACAATTCCAATACATTTGTCAATTTATTGGTATGGAATTTGCTGGTTATGTGATTGGCCAAGGAAACGCCCCTCAGGAAGTACAAAAAGATACGCAAGCGGTTGAAGCAGCCAAAGGACTTATTCGCGCGTAA
- a CDS encoding PTS sucrose transporter subunit IIBC — MKHDQIAKGILEAIGGKENISAAAHCATRLRLVLNDESKVNQEALDQMDAVKGTFSTGGQFQIILGSGTVQKVYQELKKLTGLQEMSTKDVKDAGAKNLNPLQRLVKLLSDIFVPIIPAIVAGGLLMGINNVLTAQDLFIEGKSLIEANPELADLAALINTFANAAFVFLPVLIGFSAVQRFGGNPYLGATLGMLMVHPDLLNGWGYGGALANGEIPVWSIFGFEIEKVGYQGTVLPVLVASYILAKTEQFLRKYIPSALDNLLTPLLTIFITGMLTFTAVGPITRSAGNLLTDGLVWLYDTTGLIGGALFGFVYAPIVITGMHHSFIAVETQLLADFVKTGGSFIFPVAAMSNVAQGAATLAVLMMVKDKKIKSIASAAGISALLGITEPAMFGVNLKLRYPFIGAITGAAVSSAFITIFKVKAVALGAAGLPGIISIRPDSIVPYVIGMVISFAVAFVTTILLAKRAEIKEQTQKKVA, encoded by the coding sequence ATGAAACACGATCAAATTGCCAAAGGAATTTTAGAGGCTATTGGCGGAAAAGAAAATATTTCGGCTGCTGCTCACTGTGCGACACGCTTACGTTTGGTTTTAAATGACGAAAGTAAAGTGAATCAAGAAGCGCTTGACCAAATGGATGCCGTGAAAGGTACATTTTCAACGGGTGGTCAGTTTCAAATCATCTTAGGTTCAGGGACTGTTCAAAAAGTATATCAAGAATTGAAAAAGTTAACCGGACTACAAGAAATGTCCACAAAAGATGTAAAAGATGCCGGAGCGAAAAATCTCAATCCGTTGCAGCGTTTAGTGAAACTGCTATCTGATATTTTCGTTCCAATTATTCCTGCCATTGTTGCTGGCGGTCTGTTAATGGGGATTAATAATGTGTTAACGGCACAAGACTTATTTATTGAAGGCAAGTCCCTCATTGAAGCGAATCCAGAATTGGCAGACTTAGCAGCTCTTATAAATACGTTTGCTAACGCAGCATTCGTGTTTTTACCTGTATTAATTGGTTTTTCAGCCGTCCAGCGCTTCGGTGGTAATCCATACTTAGGTGCAACTTTAGGGATGTTAATGGTTCACCCTGATTTATTAAACGGCTGGGGGTACGGTGGTGCCTTAGCAAATGGTGAAATTCCTGTTTGGAGTATATTCGGATTTGAAATTGAAAAAGTCGGTTATCAAGGTACCGTATTACCAGTTTTAGTTGCATCCTATATCTTAGCAAAAACAGAACAATTTTTGCGTAAATATATACCATCGGCACTTGATAACTTGTTAACTCCATTATTAACGATTTTTATTACTGGTATGTTAACTTTTACAGCCGTAGGACCGATTACGCGTTCAGCAGGGAACCTATTAACGGACGGACTTGTTTGGTTATATGATACAACAGGCTTGATCGGTGGTGCTTTATTTGGTTTCGTTTATGCACCGATCGTTATTACGGGTATGCACCATAGTTTTATTGCCGTTGAAACCCAATTATTAGCCGATTTCGTGAAAACAGGTGGTTCATTTATTTTCCCAGTTGCGGCCATGTCTAACGTTGCCCAAGGTGCTGCTACATTAGCCGTGCTAATGATGGTAAAAGATAAGAAAATCAAAAGTATTGCGTCTGCAGCGGGAATTTCAGCACTTTTAGGTATTACAGAGCCAGCCATGTTTGGTGTAAACTTAAAGCTTCGTTATCCATTTATTGGCGCAATTACCGGTGCAGCCGTTTCATCGGCATTTATTACAATCTTTAAAGTCAAAGCAGTTGCCCTTGGTGCTGCTGGTTTACCAGGTATCATTTCGATTCGACCTGATTCCATTGTTCCATATGTCATTGGAATGGTGATTTCCTTCGCTGTAGCATTCGTTACAACCATCCTTTTAGCGAAGCGTGCAGAAATAAAAGAACAAACTCAGAAAAAAGTAGCTTAA
- a CDS encoding AAA family ATPase, translated as MTTAPEHHPDYHEEKKRLEFTKTYMDVVIKTAETNKEQFRQNMQEAFADVDWLESSGAYIEILTNASFFDMSKEELAHLKNARKKPYFARIDFKRNNEKTEVHYIGKTSLYQRENQEQLIVDWRSPIANLYYEGRLGHVTYETEDETFEGELTLKRQIMIEDGEIVELRDIDLTTNDELLQESLAKSSSNRLTEIITTIQEEQNRIIRADLNKPIIVQGAAGSGKTTIALHRISYFIYRYKNYFDPKQLMILAPSRLFIDYISEALPELGVEKVRQTTYQDYVVACLDEKLRLRPDDKLVRLIEQGGKEAQIAAEVAQFKGSRLFFQILQAYVHDIAQRFTTKEDFYVDKYRLFSAKKYNHLLLVEYQYLPLYRRKEKLKHVLQNYVRSNKKKMLEKVEAFYDEKIEYALFHVKQSPKRKAYVTQALDKKAKRLAEVQQAIRHAVPSFMRQFENKKLGQYYKELFQEDKLVEYSQGCLSRQEASKICHYVQKHLRKGEYEYEDLGALLFLQKQLYGIDKELMAKNVVIDEGQDYSYVQLMALKVALETDMFTIVGDLAQGIHSYRGLQSWEEVYQEIFPRATYTELQKSYRTTVEIMEEANQLLQKLPYTFPKVTPVVRHGEPPKFLHYNDVEEISHLIHHHVHQLKKEGYQTFAIIGKTRTDCEQLYGLLSNTFSDNVTLLQEKASIPKDQLVIVPSYVSKGLEFDVVFICSLNEIFDETNELDVKLLYVAMTRPLHRLFFIGKHPSDFIR; from the coding sequence ATGACCACAGCACCGGAACATCACCCGGATTATCACGAGGAAAAGAAACGGCTAGAATTTACCAAAACGTATATGGATGTCGTCATTAAAACAGCTGAAACGAACAAAGAACAATTTCGTCAAAACATGCAAGAAGCGTTTGCTGATGTGGATTGGTTAGAATCGAGTGGTGCGTACATCGAAATTTTAACGAATGCCAGCTTTTTTGATATGTCGAAGGAAGAGCTAGCGCATTTAAAAAATGCGCGAAAAAAACCGTACTTTGCTCGCATTGATTTTAAACGGAATAATGAAAAAACTGAAGTCCATTACATCGGAAAGACGTCCCTCTACCAAAGGGAAAATCAAGAGCAGCTCATTGTGGACTGGCGGTCACCGATTGCCAATTTGTATTATGAAGGTCGTTTAGGGCACGTGACGTATGAAACGGAAGATGAAACGTTCGAAGGGGAATTAACGTTAAAACGCCAAATTATGATTGAAGACGGGGAAATTGTTGAATTACGAGATATTGATTTAACAACAAACGACGAACTGTTACAAGAGTCGCTAGCGAAAAGCTCTTCCAATCGTCTAACAGAAATTATTACGACGATTCAAGAAGAACAAAACCGAATCATCCGTGCCGATTTAAATAAGCCCATCATTGTCCAAGGAGCGGCGGGAAGTGGGAAAACGACGATTGCTTTACACCGCATTTCCTATTTTATTTACCGTTATAAAAACTATTTTGATCCTAAACAACTGATGATTTTGGCACCAAGCCGACTGTTTATCGATTACATTTCCGAAGCCCTACCGGAATTAGGAGTTGAAAAAGTCCGCCAAACGACGTATCAAGACTATGTGGTCGCTTGTTTAGACGAAAAACTTCGCCTTCGTCCTGATGATAAGCTTGTTCGACTCATTGAACAAGGGGGCAAAGAAGCACAAATCGCTGCAGAAGTCGCCCAATTTAAAGGGTCACGCCTCTTCTTTCAAATTTTACAAGCATATGTTCACGATATTGCCCAGCGTTTTACGACGAAAGAAGATTTTTATGTGGACAAATATCGGTTATTTTCGGCGAAAAAATATAATCATTTGTTATTAGTCGAGTATCAATACTTACCATTATATCGCCGAAAAGAAAAGTTAAAGCATGTGCTACAAAATTACGTTCGTTCCAACAAGAAAAAGATGCTCGAAAAAGTAGAGGCTTTTTATGATGAAAAAATTGAGTATGCTCTTTTTCATGTGAAACAGTCTCCTAAACGAAAAGCGTATGTCACCCAAGCGCTCGATAAAAAAGCGAAACGTTTAGCGGAAGTACAACAAGCCATTCGCCATGCGGTTCCTTCGTTTATGCGCCAATTTGAGAACAAAAAGCTGGGGCAATATTATAAAGAGTTATTCCAAGAAGACAAGCTTGTAGAATATAGTCAAGGCTGTTTATCACGACAGGAAGCGTCTAAAATCTGTCATTACGTTCAGAAACATTTACGAAAAGGGGAGTATGAATATGAAGATTTAGGTGCTCTTTTATTTTTACAAAAGCAGTTGTATGGCATTGATAAAGAGTTGATGGCAAAAAACGTGGTGATTGATGAAGGACAAGACTATAGTTATGTGCAACTAATGGCGTTAAAAGTAGCTTTAGAAACGGATATGTTTACAATCGTCGGGGATTTAGCTCAAGGCATCCATTCGTATCGAGGATTGCAGTCGTGGGAAGAAGTGTATCAAGAAATTTTCCCACGAGCAACGTATACGGAGCTGCAAAAAAGTTATCGAACAACGGTAGAGATCATGGAAGAAGCCAATCAATTGCTTCAGAAATTACCGTACACATTTCCTAAAGTTACTCCCGTTGTTCGACATGGGGAGCCACCGAAGTTTTTGCATTATAATGATGTAGAAGAGATCAGTCATTTGATCCATCACCATGTTCATCAATTAAAAAAAGAAGGATATCAAACGTTTGCAATCATCGGAAAAACAAGAACGGATTGTGAACAATTGTATGGACTTCTTTCCAACACTTTTTCAGATAACGTAACGTTGTTACAAGAGAAAGCTTCTATTCCGAAAGACCAGCTCGTCATTGTACCCTCCTATGTTTCGAAAGGATTAGAGTTCGATGTGGTGTTCATTTGCTCATTAAATGAAATATTTGATGAAACGAACGAATTAGACGTGAAATTACTTTATGTGGCGATGACCCGACCGCTACATCGGTTGTTTTTTATAGGAAAACATCCTAGCGATTTTATTAGATAA
- a CDS encoding sucrose-6-phosphate hydrolase — protein MKWTREQRYRRLEEASQEELNALKEKVQKSIWRQSFHIQPEMGLLNDPNGFSYFHGEYHLFYQWFPLGPVHGLKYWYHTKSKDLVHWENVGIGIQPNDYFDSHGAFSGSAICHNGKLHLMYTGNTRDENWVRHPYQCLAVMDEDGHIVKLREPVIKEVPKGYTDHYRDPKVWKDKNTFYAVIGAQRENKTGCIVLYSSPDLHHWTFEGEVQTNLQEFGFMWECPDYFELDGKGVLIFSPQGVEPNGDQFQNIYQSGYILGDKLDLKKKVFHHGEFVELDRGFDFYAPQTTVDHKGRRLLVGWMGLPEIEYPTDKDGWAHCLTLPRELSVQNGKLIQRPVKELEALRQHSVNVKDILHNEKKMYDGFTGTIYELICEFTDMEAEEVGIEFRAGKEEKTVIYFNKKEQKVILDRTHSGQVPAKEYGTTRKCIVQGSKLKMHLFVDTSSVEIFLNDGEEVFTSRIFPRPESTEIRFFSRNGKVALNTTKYNLSPMNERED, from the coding sequence ATGAAATGGACGAGAGAACAGCGATATCGACGGCTAGAAGAGGCTAGTCAAGAGGAATTGAACGCATTAAAAGAAAAAGTCCAAAAAAGTATTTGGCGTCAATCTTTTCATATTCAACCGGAAATGGGCCTTTTAAATGACCCAAACGGCTTTTCTTATTTTCACGGGGAATACCATTTATTTTATCAATGGTTTCCGCTCGGTCCTGTTCATGGACTAAAATATTGGTATCACACAAAATCAAAAGATCTTGTTCATTGGGAAAATGTCGGGATAGGTATTCAGCCGAACGACTATTTTGATTCCCATGGGGCTTTTTCAGGAAGTGCGATTTGCCATAATGGAAAGTTACATCTTATGTATACCGGAAATACAAGGGATGAAAATTGGGTTCGTCATCCCTATCAATGTTTAGCGGTGATGGATGAAGACGGGCATATTGTAAAATTACGTGAGCCCGTTATCAAAGAAGTTCCAAAAGGGTATACCGATCATTATCGGGATCCGAAAGTATGGAAGGACAAAAACACCTTTTATGCTGTCATTGGAGCTCAGCGGGAAAATAAAACAGGTTGTATTGTTCTTTATTCATCACCAGATTTACATCACTGGACATTTGAAGGTGAGGTGCAAACCAACTTACAGGAATTTGGATTTATGTGGGAGTGCCCCGATTATTTTGAACTAGATGGAAAAGGTGTTTTGATCTTTTCACCACAAGGGGTCGAGCCAAATGGGGATCAGTTCCAAAATATTTATCAATCTGGCTATATTCTTGGTGATAAGCTCGATTTAAAGAAAAAAGTATTTCATCATGGAGAGTTTGTGGAGCTTGATCGTGGATTTGATTTTTATGCACCACAAACGACTGTGGATCATAAAGGGCGTCGCCTTTTAGTTGGTTGGATGGGTCTTCCTGAAATCGAGTATCCAACAGACAAAGATGGTTGGGCCCATTGTTTAACATTGCCGAGAGAATTGAGTGTCCAAAATGGTAAGTTAATTCAGCGCCCTGTGAAAGAATTAGAAGCTTTACGTCAACATTCGGTAAATGTGAAAGATATTCTTCATAATGAGAAAAAAATGTATGATGGGTTTACCGGAACAATATATGAACTGATTTGTGAGTTTACGGACATGGAGGCAGAGGAAGTCGGAATCGAATTCCGGGCAGGAAAAGAGGAAAAAACGGTCATCTACTTTAATAAAAAAGAACAAAAAGTCATCTTAGACCGAACTCATTCAGGCCAAGTTCCGGCGAAAGAGTATGGAACAACAAGAAAGTGTATCGTTCAAGGCAGTAAGTTAAAGATGCATCTATTTGTTGATACGTCTTCTGTTGAAATCTTTCTCAATGACGGGGAAGAAGTGTTTACCAGCCGAATTTTTCCACGACCAGAAAGTACAGAAATTCGCTTCTTTTCCAGAAACGGAAAGGTTGCATTAAATACAACCAAATACAATTTATCTCCAATGAATGAAAGAGAGGATTAA
- a CDS encoding DUF4440 domain-containing protein, which yields MDTLKEQIYQLEQKLLQPEVRMAPEEIDQLLAEDFMEFGSSGNVWVKADCVQPGGLSVRQMTILDFDIRLLAENVVLATYLIYDETRNEYTLRSSIWKHLNGRWQMTFHQGTKTCR from the coding sequence ATGGATACATTGAAAGAGCAGATTTACCAATTAGAACAAAAGCTTCTTCAACCAGAAGTTCGAATGGCCCCAGAAGAAATCGACCAGCTTCTTGCGGAGGACTTTATGGAGTTTGGAAGCTCTGGAAACGTGTGGGTAAAAGCGGATTGTGTTCAACCTGGAGGACTCTCGGTACGCCAAATGACCATTCTAGACTTCGATATTCGTCTATTAGCTGAAAATGTTGTGTTAGCCACTTATCTTATCTATGATGAGACTAGAAATGAATACACGCTTCGTAGCTCCATTTGGAAACACCTGAACGGCCGTTGGCAAATGACCTTTCATCAAGGGACGAAAACATGCCGATAG
- the wrbA gene encoding NAD(P)H:quinone oxidoreductase: protein MTNVNLAIIYYSSTGTNYQLAKWAEEGAKEVGAEVKVLKVEELAPESAIASNPAWKAHYEATKDVPTATLEDLEWADAIIFSVPTRFGNVPSQLKQFLDTTGGLWAQGKLANKVVSAMASAANAHGGQEQTILALYTTMMHWGAIIAAPGYTDGSAFAAGGNPYGTSVTVDQEGNMIEDVEAAVKHQAKRTVEIAQWVKNGIQK from the coding sequence ATGACAAATGTGAATTTAGCCATCATTTATTACAGCTCTACAGGTACGAACTATCAATTAGCAAAATGGGCTGAAGAAGGGGCAAAAGAAGTTGGAGCAGAAGTAAAAGTGTTAAAAGTAGAAGAATTAGCTCCTGAATCCGCAATCGCTTCTAATCCGGCATGGAAAGCTCATTATGAAGCAACAAAAGATGTACCAACAGCTACATTAGAAGATTTAGAGTGGGCCGATGCAATTATTTTCAGTGTTCCTACTCGTTTTGGAAATGTGCCTTCCCAGTTAAAACAATTCCTTGATACAACAGGTGGCTTATGGGCGCAAGGAAAACTGGCCAATAAAGTAGTGAGCGCTATGGCTTCAGCGGCGAACGCGCACGGTGGTCAAGAACAAACAATTTTAGCTCTATACACGACGATGATGCACTGGGGAGCGATTATTGCCGCACCTGGTTATACGGATGGTTCTGCGTTTGCTGCTGGTGGAAATCCGTATGGCACTTCTGTAACTGTGGATCAAGAAGGCAATATGATCGAAGATGTGGAAGCAGCAGTGAAACATCAAGCAAAACGTACCGTTGAAATCGCCCAATGGGTGAAAAACGGAATTCAAAAATAA
- a CDS encoding helix-turn-helix transcriptional regulator — MSNLCPKYEAAFQLLGRRWIGLIIKVLFDGPMRFKMISEQIPMISEKVLVDRLKLLEKHGIIRRNVYAETPVRIEYELTEKGMALKSVMAEVQSWANQWMDCPVDEQ; from the coding sequence ATGTCGAATTTGTGCCCGAAATATGAAGCTGCCTTTCAATTGTTAGGGAGGCGTTGGATCGGACTGATTATAAAAGTATTATTTGATGGACCGATGCGTTTTAAAATGATTTCCGAACAAATTCCGATGATCAGTGAAAAAGTGTTAGTGGATCGGTTGAAATTATTAGAAAAACATGGAATTATTCGGCGCAATGTCTATGCCGAAACACCTGTCCGGATTGAGTACGAGTTGACAGAGAAAGGGATGGCGTTAAAATCTGTTATGGCTGAAGTACAATCATGGGCAAATCAGTGGATGGATTGTCCGGTAGACGAACAATAA
- a CDS encoding DoxX family protein yields the protein MLTSIGLLIIRVVIGVLFIGHGAQKLFGAFGGYGLEGTGQYFDSIGIKPGKTMALLAGLMEFVGGLLFALGLFTPIGALLIALTMVVAIAKVHGANGLWITQNGYEYNLVLLVVAIAVAFIGAGDYSLDAFLF from the coding sequence ATGTTAACAAGTATTGGGTTATTAATCATTCGTGTCGTAATCGGGGTGTTGTTTATTGGCCATGGTGCCCAAAAGCTTTTTGGTGCATTCGGCGGTTATGGTCTAGAAGGTACTGGACAATATTTTGATTCAATTGGCATTAAACCTGGAAAGACGATGGCGCTACTGGCTGGTTTAATGGAGTTTGTTGGAGGATTATTATTTGCACTCGGTCTGTTTACGCCGATAGGGGCGCTATTGATCGCCTTAACGATGGTCGTAGCGATTGCAAAAGTTCATGGAGCGAACGGTCTTTGGATTACACAAAACGGCTATGAATACAACCTAGTGTTACTAGTTGTAGCGATTGCCGTTGCGTTCATTGGTGCAGGAGATTATTCATTAGACGCGTTCTTGTTTTAA
- a CDS encoding pirin family protein, whose translation MIQVFPAKERFFADHGWLKSYFSFSFAHYFDPNNMMFGPMRVLNDDVVKPLRGFGAHPHEEMEIVSIVLKGQLKHEDSTGQSAITTFGGIQRMTAGTGVVHSEVNPSDTEEVNFLQMWFVPDTPGLPPSYEKTEFDVNKLKNQLLPVVSKKLAGEGVAYIHQDLTIYLSDLEKENELTFTQQPDRYIFFFVIEGNVTLNDEFTLGRRDSARITDVTKLHIKANEDSRFMLIDLPSNH comes from the coding sequence ATGATCCAAGTTTTTCCGGCAAAGGAACGGTTTTTTGCTGATCATGGTTGGTTAAAAAGCTATTTTAGTTTTTCATTTGCTCATTATTTTGATCCAAACAATATGATGTTTGGTCCGATGCGAGTACTTAATGACGATGTCGTGAAGCCACTTCGAGGATTTGGGGCTCATCCGCATGAAGAAATGGAGATTGTCTCTATCGTGTTAAAAGGCCAATTAAAACACGAGGATAGCACTGGTCAATCGGCCATTACAACGTTTGGTGGAATTCAACGGATGACCGCTGGTACTGGGGTCGTTCATTCGGAAGTGAATCCATCCGATACGGAAGAAGTGAATTTTTTACAAATGTGGTTTGTCCCAGATACACCGGGCTTGCCTCCTTCCTATGAAAAAACGGAATTTGATGTGAACAAGTTAAAAAATCAACTTCTCCCGGTAGTATCCAAAAAATTAGCCGGAGAAGGAGTTGCTTATATTCATCAAGATTTAACGATTTATTTATCCGATCTTGAAAAAGAAAATGAATTGACTTTTACGCAGCAACCTGACCGTTATATTTTCTTTTTCGTCATTGAAGGAAACGTGACGTTAAACGATGAGTTTACGTTAGGTCGTAGAGATTCCGCACGCATTACGGATGTGACGAAATTACACATAAAAGCGAATGAAGACAGTCGTTTCATGCTCATTGATTTACCTTCTAACCATTAA
- a CDS encoding carbohydrate kinase: MGRLFSIGEVLIDFIPKEKGKALKDVQAFVRAPGGAPANVAAAVAKFGAEASMITKLGMDAFGDFLIDELQKAGVKTDKIKRTNQANTGLAFVSLREDGERDFSFYRNPSADLLLSEDEIEEHWFQKGDILHFCSVDLVESPMKQAHEKAIRLVKEIGGLISFDPNVRLPLWNQAEECRQTILEFIPKAHLLKISDEELAFITGMKDEKEAIESLFTGEVKAVIYTKGANGADLYTKNSAYLSNGYKVDVQDTTGAGDAFIGGFLYKLLEKEVNPDNLVDVLNEHHQELLRFANASGALTTTGKGAISSIPTKEAIEQFIQQ, translated from the coding sequence ATGGGGAGATTATTTTCAATCGGTGAAGTGTTAATTGATTTTATTCCAAAAGAAAAAGGAAAAGCCTTAAAGGATGTTCAAGCTTTTGTACGAGCACCAGGAGGAGCCCCAGCAAACGTCGCGGCGGCGGTAGCTAAATTTGGGGCAGAAGCTTCGATGATTACAAAGCTAGGAATGGATGCCTTCGGGGACTTTTTAATAGACGAGTTGCAAAAAGCAGGAGTCAAAACGGACAAAATTAAACGTACAAATCAAGCCAATACGGGATTAGCTTTTGTTTCCCTTCGAGAAGATGGAGAACGAGATTTTTCCTTTTATCGTAATCCGTCGGCCGACTTATTACTTTCGGAAGATGAAATCGAAGAACATTGGTTTCAAAAAGGAGATATTTTACATTTTTGCTCGGTCGATTTGGTAGAAAGTCCAATGAAGCAAGCGCATGAAAAAGCGATCCGTCTTGTGAAAGAAATCGGTGGACTGATTAGCTTTGACCCGAATGTACGGCTTCCACTTTGGAATCAGGCAGAAGAATGTCGTCAAACAATTTTAGAGTTTATTCCAAAAGCCCATCTCCTTAAAATTTCCGATGAAGAATTAGCGTTTATTACTGGAATGAAGGATGAAAAAGAAGCCATTGAAAGCTTATTTACAGGTGAAGTAAAAGCTGTTATTTACACAAAAGGAGCCAACGGAGCCGACCTATATACAAAGAATTCGGCTTATCTATCGAACGGCTATAAAGTAGACGTTCAAGATACGACAGGGGCAGGAGATGCCTTTATTGGCGGCTTTTTATATAAACTTCTTGAAAAAGAAGTAAACCCTGACAACTTGGTCGATGTGTTAAATGAACATCATCAGGAACTATTAAGGTTTGCAAATGCCAGTGGGGCCTTAACGACAACCGGAAAAGGTGCCATTTCATCGATTCCGACGAAAGAAGCGATTGAACAGTTCATTCAACAATAA